In the genome of Nitrosopumilus sp., one region contains:
- a CDS encoding acyl-CoA thioesterase has product MSSENSIDREKSPAESHAEVIVRMFPSDANPAGNVFGGEILKHIDMVAGIVAQRHSQSNAVTVSMDSVNFLKPVFVGNVLSLNARINYVHNSSMEIEVKAEAEDIVTGIRTVTGTAFVTFVALDKNGKPTPVPKLALKTDDDRIKFEEGKVRMDNRLKKRQN; this is encoded by the coding sequence ATGTCATCAGAAAATTCTATTGATAGAGAAAAAAGTCCAGCCGAGTCACATGCAGAGGTAATTGTCAGAATGTTTCCTTCTGACGCAAATCCAGCAGGTAATGTTTTTGGTGGGGAAATTTTAAAGCATATTGATATGGTAGCTGGAATTGTAGCTCAACGACATTCTCAATCAAATGCTGTTACTGTATCAATGGATAGTGTTAATTTTCTGAAACCTGTTTTTGTTGGAAATGTTCTCTCTTTGAATGCCCGAATAAACTATGTTCATAACTCATCCATGGAAATTGAAGTAAAAGCAGAGGCTGAAGATATTGTTACTGGAATCCGAACCGTTACTGGAACTGCTTTTGTTACATTTGTAGCTCTAGATAAAAATGGAAAGCCTACCCCTGTTCCTAAATTAGCTCTAAAAACAGATGATGATAGAATAAAGTTTGAAGAAGGTAAAGTTAGAATGGATAATAGATTAAAAAAACGTCAGAATTGA